A stretch of Babylonia areolata isolate BAREFJ2019XMU chromosome 23, ASM4173473v1, whole genome shotgun sequence DNA encodes these proteins:
- the LOC143298137 gene encoding acetyl-CoA acetyltransferase, cytosolic-like, whose amino-acid sequence MEDALIVAAARTPVGSFNGALSTLAAHDLGSIAIKEVLTRAEVKGEEVSEVILGQVLTAGEGQNPARQASVSAGIPYTVPATSVNMLCGSGLRAVVMAAQAVRLGDAKVVVAGGQESMSKAPHCLHMRGGVKFGDVSLVDTMMKDGLTDVFNNYHMGITAENVARQWTVTRQEQDQFAVQSQHRCEAAQSAGHFDQEITPVLIQARTGSTEVKKDEFPRAGCTLEGLQKLRPAFIKDGSGTVTAGNASGLNDGAAAVLVMSGAEVKERGVKPLARIVSWAQAGVDPSIMGTGPIPAARMAMDKAGWSMEEVDLFELNEAFAAQSLAVIKDLGCDPAKVNVSGGAIALGHPIGASGARILVTLLHGLKRTGGRKGVAALCIGGGMGIAMCVEAE is encoded by the exons ATGGAAGACGCGCTTATAGTCGCCGCTGCACGAACGCCCGTgg GCAGTTTCAATGGGGCACTGTCAACCCTCGCTGCCCATGACCTTGGCAGTATCGCCATCAAGGAGGTGCTGACCCGAGCTGAGGTCAAAGGGGAGGAAGTGTCAGAGGTCATCCTGGGTCAGGTGCTCACCGCAG GTGAGGGGCAGAACCCGGCGCGACAGGCCAGCGTCAGTGCCGGTATCCCCTACACTGTGCCGGCCACCAGCGTCAACATGCTGTGCGGCTCCGGCCTTCGGGCCGTCGTCATGGCAGCTCAGGCAGTGCGTCTTGGGGACGCCAAGGTGGTGGTGGCCGGAGGGCAGGAGAGCATGAGCAAG gCCCCACACTGCCTGCACATGAGGGGGGGCGTGAAGTTTGGGGACGTCAGTCTGGTGGACACCATGATGAAGGACGGGCTGACGGACGTCTTCAACAACTACCACATGGGCATCACCG cggAGAACGTGGCGCGGCAGTGGACGGTGACCCGCCAGGAGCAGGACCAGTTCGCAGTGCAGTCACAGCACAGGTGTGAGGCTGCCCAGTCTGCCGGCCACTTTGACCAGGAGATCACACCTGTCCTCATCCAGGCAAGAACag GCAGCACGGAGGTGAAGAAGGATGAGTTTCCCCGGGCGGGCTGCACGCTGGAGGGATTGCAGAAACTGAGACCCGCCTTCATCAAGGACGGCTCCGGAACCGTCACCGCCGGCAACGCTTCAG GCCTGAACGATGGGGCAGCGGCAGTGCTGGTGATGAGCGGTgcggaggtgaaggagaggggagTTAAGCCCCTTGCCCGCATCGTGTCGTGGGCCCAGGCCGGAGTGGATCCCTCCATCATGGGCACTGGCCCCATCCCTGCCGCACGCATGGCC atgGACAAGGCCGGATGGAGCATGGAGGAGGTGGACCTGTTCGAGCTGAACGAAGCCTTCGCTGCCCAGTCCCTGGCAGTCATCAAGGACCTGGGATGCGACCCTGCCAAG GTGAACGTGAGTGGCGGGGCCATCGCCCTGGGTCACCCCATCGGAGCCTCAGGGGCACGCATTCTGGTGACCCTCCTCCATGGCTTGAAGAGGACCGGAGGCCGGAAAGGGGTTGCTGCCCTTTGTATAGGCGGTGGCATGGGTATTGCCATGTGTGTGGAGGCCGAGTGA